Proteins encoded by one window of Flavobacterium sp. N502540:
- a CDS encoding MFS transporter, with amino-acid sequence MFKALKSKNFKLFFYGQSVSVIGTWLQKTAVSWMIYSVTGSVFLLGLATFLSMIPSLFLAPLAGSIIGRYDRHRTMILLQSLAMLQAGALALLIYLKIYNINFILALSLIQGIINSFDMTCRQTMMIDIVDNKEDLPNAVALNSTLNNFARIAGPALAGIILHNYGEDICFIGNFLSYIPVLISLLMMKITPHIKATEKMKMVDDFLEGLDYIKKESEMAKMLLMLMCSSLFVISFNTLMPVFAKDIFSGNAQTFSWFESAAGIGSILSAIYLANLKKADNMGKIMIAASLLLGFSIIILAYSNSLTVALICMALSGLGMMAQTSSINIYVQTQSPVHLRSRSISYYLMAYQGMIPVGSLIIGYVSHIIGTRETVAIQGIICILSVIVYVYYKKQSSEEEFGTCEVRYKN; translated from the coding sequence ATGTTTAAAGCGTTAAAATCAAAAAATTTCAAGTTGTTCTTTTACGGACAATCTGTTTCTGTAATTGGAACCTGGCTTCAAAAAACAGCTGTAAGCTGGATGATTTACAGCGTTACGGGTTCGGTTTTCTTACTGGGATTAGCGACATTTTTAAGCATGATCCCGTCCTTGTTTCTGGCTCCCCTGGCCGGAAGTATTATTGGCCGTTACGACAGACACCGCACTATGATTCTATTGCAATCTTTGGCGATGCTTCAGGCCGGAGCTTTGGCACTGTTAATTTATCTGAAAATATACAACATCAACTTTATTCTGGCCTTAAGTTTAATTCAGGGAATCATCAATTCTTTTGACATGACTTGCCGACAAACGATGATGATTGATATTGTTGACAATAAAGAGGACCTACCCAATGCAGTGGCCTTAAACTCTACACTGAATAATTTCGCCCGAATTGCCGGACCTGCCTTAGCCGGAATTATTCTGCACAATTATGGTGAGGACATTTGTTTTATTGGAAACTTCTTAAGCTATATTCCGGTTCTGATTTCTTTATTGATGATGAAAATCACCCCGCATATTAAAGCCACCGAAAAAATGAAAATGGTAGACGACTTTCTTGAAGGTCTGGATTATATTAAAAAAGAAAGCGAGATGGCCAAAATGCTTCTGATGTTAATGTGCAGCAGCTTGTTTGTGATTTCGTTCAATACTTTAATGCCTGTTTTTGCCAAGGATATTTTTAGCGGAAATGCGCAGACTTTCAGTTGGTTTGAAAGTGCTGCCGGAATTGGTTCGATACTGTCCGCTATTTATCTGGCTAATCTTAAAAAAGCAGACAATATGGGCAAAATAATGATCGCTGCGAGCTTATTATTAGGTTTTAGCATAATCATACTGGCCTATTCCAATAGTCTGACTGTGGCGCTTATTTGTATGGCTCTGAGCGGTCTGGGAATGATGGCACAAACCTCGTCTATAAACATTTACGTTCAGACACAAAGTCCTGTGCACCTGCGTTCGAGAAGTATTAGTTACTATCTGATGGCGTATCAGGGAATGATTCCTGTGGGAAGTTTGATAATCGGATATGTTTCACACATTATCGGAACCCGAGAAACTGTCGCCATTCAGGGTATTATTTGTATCCTTTCTGTAATTGTTTATGTGTACTACAAAAAACAGAGTTCTGAAGAAGAGTTTGGAACTTGTGAGGTTCGTTATAAAAATTGA
- a CDS encoding LysR substrate-binding domain-containing protein, whose product MEIYQLEYFIKTAEVLHFTKAAELCFVTQSGLSQQIKKLEEELEMPLFKRIGKKVQLTEAGAVFLIHAKKVIENVENGKQAIEDLNEMIGGELRIGVTYIFGLLILPVINTFAKQYPNLKIVVEYGTTEALEQKLLTNELDLVLVISSHEINIPVEKVPLFTSQMVLVVSKTHSLAALDKIAFKKIEEIPLVLPGKGSNSREFVEELFAKNKMRPKISIELNSIHALLQMVQDSDWATIVAEKALKGWGDLKAIQITGVPTKRESFMLTLGGYQKKAVKLFMEEFRKSM is encoded by the coding sequence ATGGAAATTTATCAATTGGAATATTTTATAAAAACCGCTGAGGTACTTCATTTTACCAAAGCGGCCGAGTTGTGTTTTGTAACACAATCGGGCTTATCACAGCAAATAAAAAAACTCGAAGAAGAACTCGAGATGCCTTTATTTAAACGGATTGGAAAAAAAGTACAGCTTACTGAAGCCGGTGCTGTTTTCCTGATTCACGCCAAAAAAGTTATCGAAAATGTAGAAAACGGAAAACAGGCTATTGAAGATTTAAACGAGATGATTGGCGGTGAACTGCGAATTGGCGTAACCTATATCTTCGGACTTTTAATTTTGCCGGTTATCAATACGTTCGCAAAACAGTATCCCAATCTGAAAATTGTCGTCGAATACGGCACGACAGAAGCTTTAGAACAAAAATTATTGACGAACGAATTGGACCTAGTTTTGGTGATTTCGTCACATGAAATAAATATTCCCGTTGAGAAAGTTCCTTTGTTTACTTCGCAAATGGTATTGGTGGTTTCAAAAACACATTCTTTGGCAGCTTTAGATAAAATCGCTTTCAAGAAAATAGAGGAAATTCCGCTTGTTTTGCCCGGAAAAGGGTCGAATTCGAGAGAATTTGTGGAAGAGCTATTTGCTAAAAACAAAATGAGACCCAAGATTTCCATCGAATTAAACTCGATTCATGCCTTACTGCAAATGGTTCAGGACAGTGACTGGGCCACCATAGTGGCAGAGAAAGCCCTAAAAGGCTGGGGCGACCTGAAAGCCATTCAGATTACGGGAGTTCCCACAAAAAGAGAATCGTTTATGCTGACCCTTGGAGGCTACCAAAAAAAGGCTGTAAAACTGTTTATGGAAGAATTTAGAAAAAGTATGTAA
- a CDS encoding S-adenosylmethionine decarboxylase family protein gives MDLPPYSPGLHKLVTLHVDETQKLTNSQGFVDVTNMILEKYVLEKVGVIVHNFDNNSFTISFCLKESHICIHTWPEYHQLTLDVYLCNYLQDNSKKVRDVMADYISYFEGKIIKDFEINR, from the coding sequence ATGGATTTACCTCCTTACTCACCAGGATTGCATAAACTGGTTACTTTACATGTCGATGAAACTCAGAAACTAACCAATAGTCAGGGCTTTGTTGATGTGACCAATATGATTTTAGAAAAGTATGTTTTGGAGAAGGTAGGTGTAATTGTGCATAATTTTGATAACAATAGTTTCACCATTTCATTCTGCTTAAAAGAATCTCATATCTGTATACACACTTGGCCGGAATACCATCAGTTAACGTTGGATGTTTATTTGTGTAATTATCTGCAGGATAATTCAAAGAAAGTTAGAGATGTTATGGCTGATTATATTAGCTATTTTGAAGGAAAAATTATTAAAGATTTTGAAATCAACCGATAG
- a CDS encoding DUF4178 domain-containing protein, whose amino-acid sequence MKIACYDCNTETELRVGFEVVNFVCPNCQSLYTRDSEGMFRRRSKYKTTLNDFPLAIGDVGFLKGSEYKVTGILVKKVHPDYRWTEFILENHENECIYLSVSNGHWILLTEMEEVFDVKKHPLILEHNNKDYNIFEYSDAAIINAQGFFDFELPQNKNIHLVEYIRPPYMISVERMNGVETAFYGEYIKKGEIKKAFKKITLPYQSGVNMVQPSRFDLNNTAIIFCCIAALLIATNWFIYKDQFKQKVFSKTIKFTEFNNKEITSDAFILNGGSAPLSITVATDVDNSWANLNVALVNEVTNDEIYANKDIEFYHGYSDGESWTEGDNMEKFNICGVKAGRYHLLITPMKAPEDVNNSEMRVNVVWNEPSNRNVWMVVIAMIFIYLIIWFFTYNFEKERWADSSYSRYDE is encoded by the coding sequence ATGAAAATTGCTTGTTACGATTGTAATACAGAAACTGAATTAAGAGTTGGTTTTGAGGTTGTGAATTTTGTATGTCCCAATTGTCAGAGTTTGTATACTCGTGATAGTGAAGGGATGTTTCGCAGAAGATCTAAGTATAAAACCACACTCAATGATTTCCCATTGGCGATTGGTGATGTTGGCTTTTTAAAAGGAAGCGAATACAAAGTCACTGGGATCCTGGTTAAAAAAGTTCATCCTGATTACAGATGGACCGAGTTTATATTGGAGAATCACGAAAACGAGTGTATTTATCTTTCGGTTTCTAACGGACATTGGATTCTACTAACTGAAATGGAAGAGGTTTTTGATGTAAAAAAGCATCCTTTGATTCTGGAGCACAATAACAAAGACTATAATATTTTCGAATATTCAGATGCTGCAATTATAAACGCTCAGGGGTTTTTCGATTTCGAATTGCCTCAGAATAAAAACATACATTTAGTAGAGTACATAAGACCGCCGTATATGATTTCTGTGGAAAGAATGAATGGTGTTGAAACTGCTTTTTACGGAGAATATATTAAAAAAGGAGAAATAAAAAAGGCTTTTAAGAAGATTACTTTACCGTATCAGTCTGGTGTAAATATGGTGCAGCCATCCCGGTTTGACCTTAATAATACAGCAATTATTTTTTGCTGTATTGCTGCATTGCTGATAGCAACCAACTGGTTTATCTATAAGGATCAATTTAAACAAAAGGTGTTTTCCAAAACCATAAAATTTACTGAATTTAATAATAAAGAAATCACGAGTGATGCTTTTATTCTAAACGGCGGTTCGGCACCGCTGAGTATTACAGTTGCTACAGATGTTGATAATTCTTGGGCGAATCTTAATGTCGCTTTAGTAAATGAAGTGACCAATGATGAAATTTATGCCAATAAAGACATAGAATTTTATCACGGCTATTCTGATGGAGAATCATGGACAGAAGGAGACAATATGGAGAAGTTCAATATTTGTGGTGTTAAAGCAGGAAGATATCATCTCTTGATAACCCCAATGAAAGCACCGGAAGATGTCAATAATAGTGAAATGCGTGTAAATGTAGTTTGGAACGAACCATCAAACAGAAATGTCTGGATGGTCGTTATAGCTATGATTTTCATTTACTTAATAATATGGTTTTTTACGTATAATTTTGAAAAAGAGAGATGGGCTGATAGTTCTTATTCTCGTTACGATGAATAA
- a CDS encoding DUF350 domain-containing protein, with the protein MDLIHLQPVVNSVIFSFLGIIILLAAYLIIEKLTPENTWKEVGEKNNVAVAIVLAAFIIGISMIISAAIHG; encoded by the coding sequence ATGGATTTAATACATCTTCAACCAGTAGTTAATTCAGTTATTTTTTCTTTTTTAGGAATTATCATTTTATTGGCAGCTTATCTAATTATCGAAAAACTTACACCGGAAAATACCTGGAAAGAGGTAGGGGAGAAAAATAATGTTGCCGTTGCGATTGTTTTGGCCGCATTCATCATCGGGATTTCGATGATCATTAGTGCAGCGATTCATGGGTAA
- a CDS encoding polyamine aminopropyltransferase, with protein sequence MGKKFLRFEFLLLFAVFIIATCGLIYELVAGTLASYLLGDSVKQFSFIIGVYLFSMGIGSFFSKFFHKNLLNTFVEIEILVGLIGGLSSVVLFLLFESVESFQFILYLFVFVTGFLVGLEIPLLMNILKDKVEFKDLVSNVFTFDYIGALLASILFPLVLVPKLGIMGTSLFFGMINVSIAIVLCFLLTKELKKPYFLKVKAIFSFIVLLTVFIFSDAILSYSEGKLYGENIIYTNTTPYQRIVLTHNKSDYRLYLNNNLQFSSADEYRYHEALVHPAMSMAKAVKNVLVLGGGDGLAVREILKYKEVQKVTLVDLDEGMTRLFKTNKVLTKFNQNSLNNPKVTVINTDAYIWAKSCQEKFDVAIIDFPDPSNYSLGKLYSLNFYQTIKGILKPNAAVVIQTTSPYFAPKSFWCINKTVMQVFPQVDAYHAYVPSFGEWGYTIAINGFGSGFNEVNRKSPGLKFYNYQFDRFNYFTNDMISNEIEINRLDNQILVRYFDEEWGKLQ encoded by the coding sequence ATGGGTAAAAAGTTTCTTAGGTTTGAATTTCTTTTGCTGTTTGCCGTATTTATTATTGCGACCTGCGGGCTTATCTATGAGCTAGTTGCAGGAACGTTAGCAAGTTATTTATTAGGCGATTCTGTAAAACAATTTTCATTTATTATTGGAGTGTACCTATTTTCGATGGGTATTGGCTCCTTTTTTTCAAAGTTTTTCCACAAAAATCTGCTCAATACATTTGTCGAAATCGAGATTTTGGTGGGTTTGATAGGAGGCCTGAGTTCGGTAGTTTTATTTCTATTGTTCGAAAGTGTTGAATCCTTTCAATTCATATTGTACCTGTTCGTTTTTGTAACGGGCTTTTTGGTCGGATTAGAGATTCCGCTTTTAATGAATATTTTAAAAGACAAAGTCGAATTTAAGGACTTGGTTTCTAATGTATTTACGTTTGATTATATTGGGGCCCTGCTGGCTTCGATACTTTTTCCTTTGGTTTTAGTTCCAAAACTAGGAATAATGGGAACCTCACTTTTCTTTGGAATGATCAATGTAAGCATAGCCATTGTGTTGTGTTTTTTGCTTACCAAAGAACTAAAAAAGCCTTATTTCTTAAAAGTAAAAGCTATTTTTTCATTTATCGTTTTACTTACGGTTTTTATTTTTTCGGATGCAATTTTATCTTATTCAGAAGGAAAACTATATGGCGAAAATATAATTTATACCAATACAACACCTTATCAGCGAATTGTTTTAACGCACAACAAAAGCGATTACAGATTGTATTTAAACAACAATCTTCAGTTTAGTTCTGCAGATGAATACCGGTATCATGAAGCCTTAGTTCATCCGGCAATGTCAATGGCAAAAGCGGTAAAAAATGTTCTGGTTTTAGGAGGAGGTGATGGATTGGCAGTTCGGGAAATCCTGAAATACAAAGAGGTTCAAAAAGTAACTTTAGTCGATCTGGACGAAGGGATGACCAGACTTTTTAAAACTAATAAAGTATTGACGAAATTCAATCAAAATTCACTAAACAATCCGAAAGTTACAGTTATAAATACGGATGCTTATATCTGGGCAAAAAGTTGTCAGGAGAAGTTTGACGTTGCGATTATAGATTTCCCCGATCCGTCAAATTATAGCTTAGGAAAGTTATATTCTTTGAATTTTTATCAAACTATCAAAGGAATTTTAAAACCTAATGCGGCAGTTGTCATTCAGACGACTTCACCCTATTTTGCGCCTAAGTCATTTTGGTGTATTAATAAAACAGTAATGCAGGTTTTTCCTCAGGTCGATGCTTATCATGCCTATGTTCCTTCGTTTGGAGAATGGGGATATACCATTGCAATCAATGGTTTTGGATCCGGTTTTAACGAAGTGAATAGAAAAAGTCCCGGATTGAAATTCTACAATTACCAGTTTGACAGATTTAATTATTTTACCAACGATATGATTTCAAATGAAATAGAAATTAATCGTTTGGATAACCAGATTTTAGTACGCTATTTTGATGAAGAATGGGGAAAATTGCAATAA
- a CDS encoding NAD(P)/FAD-dependent oxidoreductase has product MKNGENCNKGRRNFVKGITASLLLIPFIQFCSDKIAVLMIRLSGTNHLLGHRLWIKDFPKPKEQIKIPYLIIGGGISGLSAARQFHKKGVSDFLLIEMADHLGGNSSNGQNKYSKYPLGAHYLPLPNFEDKELLGFLEEEKIILSYDKKGLPVFDELQLTFAPDERLFYKNNWQEGVVPKEGNSEEEHKEFQRFFREMDAFRSAKGEDQKYLFDIPIHLSSKDQETRALDKITMQQWFEKNNFKSKPLFNYIDYCCKDDFGLGITFVSAWAGIHYFAGRKQDAAAEKSDSVLTWPEGNARLAHHLKKYTAQKTLKNHLVYEVKIEKDKVVVQAFDDVNKSSIEIIADSVIMATPQFVNQYLIKDRKQFTKQFHYTPWLLATLVVNNLADNLSFPLSWDNVIYEAKGLGYVYAQHQTLNQIQDKKVITYYYSFSSADLKKTRKEIYKKDKEYWKQVVFNDLKIAHPDIENDTEEMEIFLLGHGMISPVPDFIFGEAKNKASQSIENQIYFAHSDLSGISIFEEAFHQGINAVNKLLDGTALDS; this is encoded by the coding sequence ATGAAGAATGGGGAAAATTGCAATAAAGGAAGGCGGAATTTCGTAAAAGGAATCACAGCATCTTTGCTCTTAATTCCTTTTATACAGTTTTGTTCTGATAAAATAGCAGTCCTGATGATTCGGTTATCAGGAACAAATCATCTTTTAGGACATCGCTTGTGGATAAAAGATTTTCCGAAACCGAAAGAACAAATAAAAATACCTTATTTGATTATTGGTGGCGGAATATCAGGTTTGAGTGCCGCACGACAGTTTCATAAAAAGGGAGTCTCTGATTTTTTATTGATTGAAATGGCAGATCATTTAGGAGGAAACTCTTCAAATGGTCAAAATAAATATTCTAAGTACCCTCTGGGAGCACATTATTTGCCGCTTCCAAATTTTGAAGATAAAGAACTTCTTGGTTTTCTTGAAGAAGAAAAGATTATTTTGAGTTATGATAAAAAAGGACTTCCGGTTTTTGATGAATTGCAGCTGACTTTTGCGCCGGATGAAAGGTTGTTTTATAAAAACAATTGGCAGGAAGGAGTTGTTCCAAAGGAAGGAAATTCAGAAGAAGAACATAAAGAATTTCAACGATTTTTCAGAGAAATGGACGCTTTTAGAAGCGCAAAAGGAGAAGATCAAAAATACTTATTTGATATTCCAATACATCTTTCTTCTAAAGATCAAGAAACAAGAGCATTGGATAAAATTACTATGCAGCAATGGTTTGAGAAGAATAATTTTAAATCAAAACCCCTGTTTAATTATATTGATTATTGCTGTAAAGATGATTTTGGATTAGGAATTACTTTTGTCTCAGCTTGGGCGGGAATTCATTATTTTGCAGGACGAAAACAAGATGCAGCTGCAGAAAAATCCGATAGCGTTTTAACCTGGCCGGAAGGAAATGCCAGATTAGCACATCATCTTAAAAAATACACAGCGCAAAAAACACTCAAAAATCATTTGGTTTATGAGGTGAAAATCGAAAAAGACAAGGTTGTTGTTCAGGCATTTGATGATGTTAATAAGTCTTCGATAGAAATAATAGCGGATAGCGTTATCATGGCAACGCCGCAATTTGTAAATCAATACCTCATTAAAGATCGTAAACAATTTACAAAACAGTTTCACTACACACCATGGCTTTTGGCGACTTTAGTGGTAAACAATTTGGCTGATAATTTAAGTTTTCCTCTTTCGTGGGATAATGTGATTTATGAGGCAAAAGGTCTCGGTTACGTTTATGCACAGCACCAAACACTAAATCAGATTCAGGACAAAAAAGTAATTACGTATTATTACAGTTTCTCATCTGCAGATCTAAAGAAAACACGTAAAGAAATTTATAAAAAAGACAAAGAATATTGGAAACAGGTCGTTTTTAATGACTTGAAAATTGCCCATCCGGATATTGAAAATGATACTGAAGAAATGGAAATTTTCTTATTAGGGCATGGAATGATTTCGCCGGTGCCTGATTTTATTTTTGGAGAAGCAAAGAATAAAGCTTCACAAAGTATTGAAAATCAAATCTACTTTGCTCATTCTGATTTGTCGGGGATTTCAATTTTTGAAGAAGCTTTTCACCAAGGAATTAATGCCGTAAATAAACTTTTAGATGGAACAGCCCTGGATTCATAA
- a CDS encoding GNAT family N-acetyltransferase: MEFFKTTNEDIDAVFDLYNAATSYQKTVNNKSWRGFERTLIENEIAENRHFIIKEGDEIACTFVLTFNDLIIWKEASADPAIYLHRIATNPKFRGQSYVKKIIEWAKIYARENNKSYIRLDTHSGNERINKYYTSCGFDYKGISSIEWTSELPEHYKEGSFSLFEIKLQHTI; the protein is encoded by the coding sequence ATGGAATTTTTTAAAACTACAAACGAAGATATCGATGCCGTTTTTGATCTTTACAATGCCGCTACCTCCTATCAAAAAACGGTCAATAATAAAAGCTGGAGAGGCTTTGAGAGAACACTTATAGAAAATGAAATTGCCGAAAATCGCCATTTCATCATCAAAGAAGGAGACGAGATTGCCTGTACCTTTGTGCTTACATTTAACGATTTGATTATCTGGAAAGAAGCCAGTGCAGACCCTGCCATTTATCTTCATCGCATTGCTACGAACCCGAAATTCAGAGGACAGTCGTATGTTAAAAAAATCATCGAATGGGCAAAAATATATGCTCGCGAGAATAACAAATCATACATCAGGCTTGATACACATAGCGGTAACGAAAGGATAAATAAATATTATACTAGTTGTGGTTTCGACTACAAAGGCATTAGCTCCATCGAATGGACAAGCGAATTACCGGAACATTATAAAGAAGGCTCTTTTAGTTTGTTTGAGATTAAGCTGCAACACACAATATAG
- a CDS encoding nitrilase family protein: MKNLKIATAQFENKSGDKSYNLSVIEKLSQQAASQGCDVISFHECSVTGYTFARHLSKEQMLNLAELIPSGESILKLTEIARNHNIVILAGLFEKDEDDNLFKAYVCVDKNGLVAKYRKLHPFINPHLSPGDQYCIFEIKGWKCGILICYDNNIIENVRATTLLGAQIIFMPHVTMCTPSTRPGAGFVAPQLWENRESDPTSLRLEFEGMKGRDWLMKWLPARAYDNAIYAVFSNPIGMDDDQLKNGCSMIIDPFGDILSECSSFEDSFVTALLTPEKCIQAGGNRYIKARRPELYRDIIGQEHQSEQNVVWLNTPEKS, from the coding sequence ATGAAAAATTTAAAAATAGCCACGGCTCAGTTCGAGAACAAAAGTGGCGACAAAAGCTATAACTTATCCGTAATTGAAAAACTTTCACAACAGGCAGCAAGTCAGGGCTGCGATGTTATCTCCTTTCACGAGTGTTCTGTAACAGGCTATACTTTTGCCCGACATCTGTCAAAAGAACAAATGCTGAACCTGGCAGAATTAATTCCGAGTGGAGAAAGTATTCTGAAATTAACGGAAATTGCCCGAAACCACAATATCGTGATTCTGGCGGGGCTCTTTGAGAAAGACGAAGACGATAACTTATTTAAAGCTTATGTGTGTGTAGACAAAAATGGTTTGGTCGCCAAATACCGAAAACTTCATCCGTTTATCAATCCGCACCTTAGTCCGGGCGACCAATACTGTATCTTTGAGATTAAAGGATGGAAATGTGGTATTCTAATTTGTTACGACAACAATATTATTGAGAATGTTCGCGCTACCACTCTTTTAGGTGCCCAGATTATTTTTATGCCTCACGTTACGATGTGTACCCCTTCTACCCGACCGGGTGCCGGATTTGTTGCTCCACAGCTATGGGAAAATCGTGAGTCTGATCCTACTTCTCTCCGACTGGAATTTGAAGGAATGAAGGGCAGGGACTGGCTCATGAAATGGCTTCCTGCAAGAGCCTATGACAATGCTATTTATGCCGTATTCTCGAACCCAATTGGAATGGACGATGATCAACTGAAAAATGGCTGTTCGATGATTATTGATCCTTTTGGCGATATTCTTTCCGAATGCAGCTCTTTTGAAGACTCTTTTGTAACTGCACTATTAACTCCTGAAAAGTGCATTCAGGCTGGCGGAAACCGTTACATAAAAGCAAGGAGACCAGAATTATATCGCGATATTATTGGTCAGGAGCATCAATCCGAACAAAATGTGGTGTGGCTGAATACTCCTGAAAAAAGTTAA
- a CDS encoding helix-turn-helix domain-containing protein, which produces MQISPSVELAPYIKHYLFLDTKEVSEQKLRLFSDGNTGIVFSLKGNLTSDLNHQEVQSFLPDSFLYGQLTGFKDIYSNQEITLIIVVFQPNGIHQLLGIPAYEFLDSIVSIDTIFNRDGLILQEQLCENYTISKKVDLLNHFFGTYISDKTASYQLIIESSLRFITVHKGSFNVNQLAKFTGYTERHLERKFKECIGLNPKKFGNIIKLHYFLKLLKDKSVDTNLTNISYNAGFSDQSHLIKEFKKHTGITPKEYLNNTGKLANNLIKTVPPILL; this is translated from the coding sequence ATGCAGATTTCACCATCAGTAGAATTAGCACCTTACATTAAACATTATCTTTTTTTAGATACCAAAGAAGTATCCGAACAAAAGCTTCGTCTGTTTTCGGATGGTAATACCGGTATTGTGTTTTCTTTAAAAGGCAACCTTACCTCTGATCTAAACCATCAAGAAGTTCAGAGCTTCTTACCGGATTCTTTTTTGTATGGGCAACTTACGGGATTTAAAGACATTTATTCCAACCAGGAAATCACTCTTATAATTGTTGTTTTTCAGCCTAACGGGATTCATCAATTGTTGGGCATTCCGGCTTATGAATTTCTCGACTCTATTGTTTCTATTGATACTATTTTTAACAGAGACGGTTTAATTCTTCAGGAGCAGCTATGCGAAAATTATACGATCTCAAAGAAAGTTGATCTTCTCAATCATTTTTTCGGCACTTATATTTCCGACAAAACAGCTTCTTACCAATTAATTATTGAAAGTTCGCTTCGTTTTATTACTGTACATAAAGGGAGTTTTAATGTAAACCAACTGGCTAAATTTACAGGTTATACGGAACGTCATCTGGAAAGAAAGTTCAAAGAGTGCATCGGATTAAATCCGAAGAAATTTGGAAATATTATCAAGCTGCATTATTTCTTAAAACTATTAAAAGATAAGTCTGTCGATACAAATCTCACAAACATCAGCTACAATGCCGGTTTTTCGGATCAATCTCATCTGATAAAGGAATTCAAAAAACACACCGGAATCACTCCAAAAGAATACTTAAACAATACCGGGAAATTAGCCAATAATCTCATCAAAACTGTTCCGCCTATTCTGCTTTAG
- a CDS encoding SGNH/GDSL hydrolase family protein, with translation MKLHFKQIVIVILSIFLLSCSSDETSSEISTFPITPLFGSIKYLALGDSYTIGQSVCETCGFPEQLKSSLTAIYPQASFSLKIIATTGWTTTNLISAINTQNPDPNYDLVTLLIGVNNQYQGKSFSIYEKEFPELVNKAIVLAKGNKKRVIVISIPDYAYTPFGKIQMEGEGERISGEINQYNSFAESYCKLNDVVFVSITDISRKGLDNPDLVAADGLHPSAKAYTLFTERILPVVRVALQN, from the coding sequence ATGAAACTGCATTTCAAACAAATAGTTATTGTTATCCTCTCTATATTCCTGCTAAGCTGTAGTTCTGACGAAACCTCTTCGGAAATATCTACTTTTCCAATTACTCCTCTTTTCGGTTCCATAAAATATTTGGCTTTAGGAGACAGCTACACCATCGGACAAAGCGTATGCGAAACGTGCGGATTTCCTGAACAGTTAAAATCGAGTTTAACGGCAATTTACCCGCAAGCCAGCTTTTCTTTAAAGATTATTGCGACCACCGGATGGACTACCACTAATTTAATTTCGGCAATAAACACCCAAAATCCGGATCCTAACTATGATTTAGTCACACTTCTTATCGGGGTAAACAATCAGTATCAGGGAAAAAGCTTTTCGATCTATGAGAAAGAGTTTCCGGAGCTCGTAAACAAGGCAATTGTTTTAGCAAAAGGGAATAAAAAAAGGGTAATTGTTATCTCGATTCCGGATTATGCTTATACTCCTTTTGGCAAAATACAAATGGAGGGAGAAGGTGAAAGAATTTCAGGCGAAATCAATCAATACAATTCCTTTGCTGAAAGCTACTGCAAACTCAATGATGTTGTTTTTGTTTCGATAACCGATATTTCCCGCAAAGGTCTTGACAATCCTGATTTGGTGGCCGCAGATGGCTTACATCCTTCTGCAAAAGCTTATACTTTATTTACAGAACGTATTTTACCAGTGGTGAGAGTAGCTTTACAGAACTAA